Proteins encoded together in one Lachnospiraceae bacterium JLR.KK008 window:
- a CDS encoding CatB-related O-acetyltransferase: MTIPVKQIYPRTGDKETIYLKHVIKNPHITVGDFTMYNDFVNEPALFEKNNVLYHYPINHDKLQIGKFCSIACGAKFLFNSANHTLSSLSTYPFPLFFEEWGLEKKDVTRAWDNKGDIVIGNDVWIGYEAVILAGVTVGDGAIIGTRAVVTQDVPPYTIVGGVPAKLIRRRFPEETISALLEIQWWNWSEEKIAGNIDAIQNGNIEQLR, translated from the coding sequence ATGACTATTCCAGTAAAACAGATTTATCCCCGTACAGGAGATAAAGAAACAATTTATTTGAAACATGTAATCAAAAATCCCCATATAACGGTTGGAGATTTTACAATGTATAATGATTTTGTGAATGAACCGGCGTTATTTGAGAAAAACAATGTATTATATCATTATCCGATAAATCATGACAAACTGCAGATTGGGAAATTCTGTTCCATTGCCTGTGGTGCAAAGTTTCTTTTCAACAGTGCCAATCATACGCTATCGTCGTTGTCTACATATCCATTCCCGTTATTTTTTGAGGAGTGGGGATTGGAGAAAAAGGACGTGACGAGGGCATGGGATAATAAAGGCGATATTGTCATAGGCAATGACGTTTGGATTGGTTATGAAGCCGTTATTTTGGCAGGTGTCACGGTTGGAGACGGAGCGATCATTGGAACTCGTGCGGTTGTCACGCAAGACGTCCCGCCATATACGATTGTTGGCGGTGTTCCCGCAAAACTGATAAGGAGACGATTTCCGGAAGAAACGATTTCTGCATTACTGGAGATTCAATGGTGGAACTGGTCTGAGGAAAAAATCGCAGGAAACATTGATGCTATACAGAATGGAAACATTGAACAGTTAAGATAA
- a CDS encoding Fic family protein has protein sequence MYITVKQAAEKWGISDRRVRILCSEGKISGVTREGHSWMIPSDAKKPQDGRFKAAESLLKAIDRKKRELDTRRSLTEGELERLTEEFTIEYTYNSNAIEGNTLTLRETDMVLRGLTIDRKPLKDHMEAVGHKEAFDFVRDLVKEQNSLSESIIKQIHYLVLADKREDRGVYRRVPVRIMGAKHEPVQPYLIQPEMEQLLEAYRNSTDHIIPRLARFHIEFEGIHPFIDGNGRTGRLLVNLELMKAGYPPIDIKFADRISYYNAFDEYHVKHNLGAMEKLFAGYVNARLDSYLMILE, from the coding sequence ATGTATATTACAGTAAAGCAGGCAGCAGAAAAGTGGGGGATTTCTGACAGACGAGTGCGTATACTTTGCTCGGAAGGAAAAATCTCGGGAGTCACACGAGAAGGGCACAGTTGGATGATCCCATCAGATGCGAAAAAACCACAGGATGGACGTTTTAAGGCTGCAGAAAGTTTACTGAAAGCCATAGACAGGAAGAAAAGAGAACTGGATACCAGACGCTCGTTGACTGAGGGTGAGCTGGAACGCTTGACTGAGGAATTTACTATTGAGTATACTTATAATTCAAATGCAATTGAGGGAAACACTTTAACCCTTCGTGAGACGGATATGGTTTTGCGCGGCCTGACGATTGACAGGAAGCCGTTAAAAGACCATATGGAGGCGGTCGGGCATAAAGAAGCGTTTGATTTTGTGCGGGATTTGGTAAAAGAGCAGAATTCTTTATCGGAGAGTATTATCAAGCAGATACACTATCTTGTATTAGCGGATAAACGGGAGGACCGGGGAGTTTACAGAAGAGTCCCCGTCAGAATTATGGGTGCGAAGCATGAACCGGTTCAGCCCTACTTGATCCAGCCTGAAATGGAACAGTTGTTGGAGGCTTATAGGAATAGTACAGATCATATCATTCCCCGGCTCGCACGCTTCCATATTGAATTCGAAGGGATTCATCCTTTTATAGACGGAAATGGCAGAACGGGGAGGCTGCTTGTGAATTTGGAATTGATGAAAGCAGGATACCCGCCAATTGATATTAAATTTGCAGACCGGATTTCATATTACAATGCATTCGACGAATACCATGTAAAGCATAATCTTGGTGCAATGGAAAAGCTGTTTGCAGGTTATGTGAATGCAAGGCTGGACAGTTACTTGATGATATTGGAATAA
- a CDS encoding LytTR family DNA-binding domain-containing protein: MQIAVCDDEKEIRDMFAEKIGKLYPKADLSLYRSGEELLSSEKEPDILLLDIQMPGKNGMETAKELRRKNKKAIIIFVTALDDFVFQAFDVGAFHYLVKPFDDRKFAKVLQNAVKQSVDRKKLESESRKKEMPSLLITTGGKHITVNLEDVVYAEVFDRKVILHMMDADIEYYGKMKELEEKAGDEFYRTHRSFLVNFRYIRKYDATTVYLKKGQALMAKQNYQGFVKQYLRYNQRKRRR; the protein is encoded by the coding sequence ATGCAGATAGCAGTATGTGACGATGAAAAAGAAATCAGGGATATGTTTGCGGAAAAGATAGGGAAACTCTATCCGAAAGCAGATCTGTCACTGTACAGGTCAGGGGAGGAGCTGCTGTCGTCAGAGAAAGAGCCGGATATTCTGCTGCTCGATATTCAGATGCCGGGGAAGAATGGCATGGAAACAGCAAAGGAACTGCGTAGAAAAAATAAAAAGGCGATTATTATCTTTGTGACTGCTCTGGATGATTTTGTGTTTCAGGCATTCGACGTAGGGGCGTTCCATTATCTGGTAAAACCCTTTGATGACAGGAAATTTGCAAAGGTATTGCAAAATGCCGTAAAACAGTCTGTGGACAGAAAGAAGCTGGAGAGTGAAAGCAGGAAAAAGGAAATGCCGAGCCTGCTCATAACCACAGGAGGAAAACATATCACTGTCAATCTGGAGGATGTTGTATATGCGGAGGTATTTGACCGGAAAGTAATTCTGCATATGATGGATGCAGATATAGAATATTATGGGAAAATGAAAGAACTTGAAGAAAAAGCAGGGGATGAATTTTACCGCACCCACAGGTCGTTTCTTGTGAACTTCAGGTATATCAGGAAATATGATGCAACAACCGTCTATCTCAAAAAAGGGCAGGCACTGATGGCAAAGCAGAATTACCAGGGGTTTGTAAAACAGTATCTGCGTTATAACCAGAGGAAAAGGAGAAGATAG
- a CDS encoding helix-turn-helix domain-containing protein translates to MEYSKDQFNCPVEATLFLIGGKYKPLILWYLIEKPLHYMELQRMIPKATPKMLSQQLHDLEECGMLHREVIPDKPPRTLYSLTPFGRSVIPVLDAMCDWGAGFLDRLDIQPPCCTKKSAGEP, encoded by the coding sequence ATGGAATATTCAAAAGACCAGTTCAACTGCCCGGTTGAAGCCACGCTGTTTTTGATTGGCGGGAAATACAAGCCGCTCATCCTCTGGTATCTGATAGAAAAACCGCTCCACTATATGGAACTGCAGCGCATGATCCCCAAGGCAACGCCGAAGATGCTGTCACAGCAGCTACACGATCTGGAGGAATGTGGGATGCTGCATCGGGAGGTCATCCCGGACAAGCCGCCCAGGACGCTGTACTCCCTCACCCCATTTGGACGCAGCGTCATCCCCGTGCTGGATGCCATGTGCGATTGGGGTGCAGGCTTTTTGGACAGGTTAGACATCCAACCGCCGTGCTGTACAAAAAAATCAGCAGGAGAACCTTGA
- a CDS encoding radical SAM protein: MHFTGRTWRPPYEANSVIIQATSGCTYGKCRFCSLYKNECFRMSPMKEFEEDLAEIKSYQPYARRIFWTGANPFAMSYENLKLRALTVRDYLIKCQTMSMFASIRDIKNKEVWQLKKLRAMGINGLTIGTESGDDDTLALAGKGYTAADILEQCRKLDEAGIEYYFVYMTGLAGRGRGYWNAVNSAKLFSQLNPYFISVDSLTLFPDTELYRMKQEGQFAPAGEKERLEELQVFIKNLQIRTHLFANSSSNFYPVTAYLPKERDFVVSELKHIKDTVSEEEMAEYRRNLKSLG, translated from the coding sequence ATGCACTTTACGGGAAGGACGTGGAGGCCGCCCTACGAGGCGAATTCCGTCATCATACAGGCAACTTCCGGCTGTACTTACGGGAAATGCCGTTTCTGCAGCCTTTACAAAAACGAGTGTTTCCGTATGTCTCCGATGAAGGAGTTCGAGGAAGACCTGGCGGAGATTAAAAGTTACCAGCCATATGCGAGGCGCATCTTCTGGACAGGGGCGAACCCGTTTGCCATGAGCTATGAGAATCTGAAACTACGGGCGCTTACGGTGCGGGATTACCTCATCAAATGCCAGACGATGTCCATGTTCGCAAGCATCAGAGATATAAAAAACAAGGAAGTGTGGCAGCTTAAGAAGCTCCGGGCGATGGGGATAAACGGGCTGACCATCGGGACGGAGAGCGGTGACGATGACACACTTGCGCTGGCGGGCAAGGGATATACGGCGGCTGACATTCTGGAGCAGTGCCGGAAGCTGGACGAGGCGGGGATTGAATATTATTTCGTTTATATGACCGGGCTTGCGGGGAGGGGCAGGGGATACTGGAATGCGGTGAACAGCGCAAAGCTGTTCAGCCAGCTCAACCCCTATTTTATCTCGGTAGATTCACTCACGCTGTTTCCGGATACGGAGCTGTACCGCATGAAGCAGGAGGGGCAGTTTGCCCCTGCCGGGGAGAAGGAGCGCCTGGAGGAACTGCAGGTGTTTATCAAAAATTTGCAGATACGGACACACCTTTTTGCCAACTCCAGTTCAAACTTTTATCCGGTCACCGCCTATCTGCCGAAGGAGCGGGATTTTGTGGTTAGCGAGCTAAAGCACATCAAGGATACGGTAAGTGAGGAGGAAATGGCGGAATATCGCAGAAACCTGAAATCTTTAGGATGA
- a CDS encoding nitroreductase family protein, which yields MDFIEIAKKRYSVRSYKDKKVEEEKLQKILEAAHVAPTAANLQPVRLIVVQSSEGLAKIGKGANLYGAPLAVIVCADHGKAWVRPFDKKQTTDIDASILTDHMMLQATESGLGSVWICYFKPDVIRREFGLPDNLEPVNILAVGYSDEEAADPERHLQTRIPAEELVSYETV from the coding sequence ATGGATTTTATCGAAATTGCAAAGAAGCGTTATTCCGTCCGGAGCTATAAGGACAAGAAAGTGGAGGAGGAAAAGCTGCAAAAGATTCTGGAGGCTGCGCATGTTGCGCCGACAGCAGCCAATCTCCAGCCCGTCCGCCTGATCGTCGTCCAGAGCAGTGAGGGGCTTGCGAAGATAGGGAAAGGGGCGAACCTTTACGGAGCGCCGCTGGCGGTCATCGTCTGTGCTGACCACGGAAAGGCATGGGTGCGCCCGTTTGATAAAAAACAGACCACCGATATAGACGCATCCATACTGACAGACCACATGATGCTGCAGGCAACGGAATCAGGTCTTGGATCCGTGTGGATATGCTATTTCAAGCCGGATGTGATACGCAGGGAGTTCGGGCTGCCGGATAATCTGGAGCCGGTCAATATCCTTGCAGTCGGATATTCAGATGAGGAAGCGGCTGACCCGGAGCGCCATTTACAGACACGCATCCCGGCAGAAGAACTGGTTTCCTACGAAACGGTATAG
- a CDS encoding GHKL domain-containing protein — protein MLLKKGDTQAAAALAERLTESISVEMAAVNTNHPVVDAVLNQKFHAAREQGVSMTFRVGDMGGIWLNEEETVILLSNLLDNAIYECMKVVRQGRKAVIHVKLVQEGGKLIFSVRNPVVEKVQATEGTGLSNVKTVADKYGGDFAVSCDAEKFQAVVML, from the coding sequence GTGCTGCTGAAGAAGGGCGACACGCAGGCCGCCGCCGCACTTGCGGAACGGCTGACGGAGAGCATATCGGTGGAGATGGCAGCAGTCAACACGAACCACCCGGTGGTGGATGCCGTCCTGAACCAGAAGTTTCATGCCGCGAGGGAACAGGGCGTGTCCATGACGTTCCGGGTGGGCGACATGGGCGGGATTTGGCTGAATGAGGAGGAGACGGTGATCCTGCTCTCCAACCTACTGGACAACGCCATCTACGAATGCATGAAGGTGGTGCGGCAGGGGAGGAAGGCCGTCATCCACGTTAAGCTGGTGCAGGAGGGCGGGAAGCTGATCTTCTCCGTAAGGAACCCCGTGGTGGAAAAAGTGCAGGCCACGGAAGGCACCGGCCTGTCGAACGTGAAGACCGTGGCGGATAAATACGGGGGTGATTTCGCCGTTTCCTGTGACGCAGAAAAGTTCCAGGCGGTGGTGATGCTATAA
- a CDS encoding histidine phosphatase family protein: MVRFYIVRHGQTLLNSLDRAQGWADSPLTEAGKQMVADIGQKLKGIDFDAVYTSDMLRAIQTAELILEANGKKGVPIERDVRLREWCLGCMEAENNAVFIKNVSDWLGGASFAELNQRLPDVADVLYEHDTTGMAEPFQAIEERLKAAFMDTAQRHGMGESSNILIVTHAFAIKTIIHLFAPEQSGKFGKVKNASVSRLVFENGVFSLEPDIQI; encoded by the coding sequence ATGGTTCGTTTTTACATAGTCAGGCATGGTCAGACGCTTTTGAACAGCTTAGACCGGGCGCAGGGATGGGCTGATTCACCGCTCACCGAAGCAGGAAAGCAGATGGTGGCTGACATAGGGCAGAAACTAAAGGGAATTGATTTTGATGCGGTTTATACCAGCGATATGCTCCGTGCCATACAGACGGCAGAACTGATTCTGGAAGCAAACGGAAAGAAGGGTGTGCCAATAGAAAGGGACGTAAGGCTTCGGGAATGGTGCCTGGGGTGTATGGAGGCGGAGAATAATGCGGTTTTCATAAAGAATGTATCGGACTGGCTGGGAGGAGCGTCTTTTGCAGAGCTGAATCAGCGGCTCCCCGATGTTGCGGATGTCCTTTATGAACATGATACGACAGGAATGGCGGAGCCATTCCAGGCAATAGAAGAACGCCTGAAAGCTGCATTCATGGATACTGCCCAAAGGCATGGAATGGGGGAAAGCAGCAATATTCTGATAGTAACCCATGCCTTTGCTATAAAGACAATAATCCATTTATTTGCACCGGAGCAGTCAGGCAAATTTGGGAAGGTAAAGAACGCATCAGTTTCCCGGCTTGTATTTGAAAACGGGGTTTTCTCATTGGAGCCGGATATACAGATATGA
- a CDS encoding FlxA-like family protein: MKINGINGADTQMGRMGMNKATDSYSRSIQNQIANAQKQLQELSSNEDISLEEKMKKRQEIQQKISDMNMQLRQHQMEQRKEKQQAKGSSVDNMFGGTGNAGNTKAGNKSAGLSQASMTAMISADSSVKQAKVQGSVATKMEGRSGILQSEIKLDQTRGGDTQKKEEELAKVEQKAQAASSAQLSALADAGKAMEEAAKTDSREEKDDKGTKNANGKDADENVPGADAQREDVNTQADIIPGSNGAAAAGTTSQRPAAHVSVDIRL, from the coding sequence ATGAAAATCAATGGTATTAACGGGGCAGACACACAAATGGGGCGGATGGGAATGAACAAGGCAACAGATTCTTACAGCCGGAGTATTCAGAACCAGATTGCCAATGCGCAGAAGCAGCTGCAGGAGCTCTCTTCCAATGAGGATATTTCATTGGAAGAAAAGATGAAGAAGCGGCAGGAAATACAGCAGAAGATCAGTGACATGAATATGCAGTTAAGGCAGCATCAGATGGAGCAGCGCAAAGAGAAACAACAGGCAAAAGGTTCCTCTGTGGACAATATGTTTGGAGGCACAGGAAACGCAGGAAATACAAAAGCGGGGAATAAAAGCGCCGGACTGTCACAGGCAAGTATGACAGCAATGATTTCTGCGGACAGCTCTGTAAAACAGGCGAAGGTACAGGGCAGCGTGGCGACCAAAATGGAAGGAAGATCCGGAATCCTGCAATCCGAAATCAAGCTGGATCAGACCAGAGGCGGTGATACGCAGAAAAAGGAAGAAGAACTTGCCAAAGTTGAACAGAAAGCACAGGCAGCGTCATCCGCACAGCTTTCTGCGCTGGCAGACGCAGGCAAGGCAATGGAGGAAGCAGCAAAGACGGACAGCAGGGAAGAAAAGGATGATAAGGGTACAAAGAACGCTAACGGAAAAGATGCAGATGAGAATGTGCCTGGTGCAGATGCACAGAGAGAAGATGTAAATACACAGGCAGATATTATTCCCGGTTCCAATGGTGCGGCGGCAGCCGGGACCACATCACAGAGACCGGCGGCCCATGTGTCGGTGGATATTCGTTTATAG
- a CDS encoding MBL fold metallo-hydrolase, giving the protein MYELVQISEKCYYINCPAKIGVYVADKDHVYLIDSGNDKDAGRKVRQILDRNGWHLTAILNTHSNADHIGGNKYLQGQTGCRIYSSGIEAAFTKYPLLEPSFLYGGYPCRDLRHKFLMAPASEVTDFSEAGFPKEIEVIPLPGHFFDMVGFRMPDGVVFLADCISSRETLDKYAVSFIYDVGAYLQTLDRVEKMEAAMFVPAHAEASADVKELVRYNRDKVQSIAERILSVCEKPVCFEHILQEVFKGYGLTMNFEQYGLVGSTVRSYLSWLKDNGKLTVEFQDNMLLWQRG; this is encoded by the coding sequence ATGTATGAATTGGTACAGATCAGTGAGAAATGCTATTACATAAACTGTCCGGCAAAAATAGGCGTCTATGTGGCGGACAAGGATCATGTCTACCTGATTGACAGCGGGAATGACAAAGATGCGGGGCGGAAGGTCAGGCAGATACTGGACAGGAACGGCTGGCATCTGACGGCAATACTGAATACTCACTCCAACGCAGACCATATTGGCGGTAACAAATACTTGCAAGGGCAGACGGGATGCAGGATTTATTCCAGTGGTATTGAGGCGGCATTTACAAAATATCCGCTATTGGAGCCGTCCTTCCTGTACGGCGGCTATCCGTGCAGGGACTTGCGACATAAGTTTTTGATGGCGCCGGCGAGCGAGGTGACAGATTTCTCAGAGGCAGGTTTCCCGAAGGAGATTGAAGTGATACCCTTGCCTGGACATTTTTTCGATATGGTAGGTTTCCGTATGCCAGATGGTGTAGTGTTCCTCGCAGACTGCATCAGCAGCAGGGAGACATTGGACAAGTATGCTGTCTCGTTCATTTATGATGTGGGCGCCTATCTGCAGACATTGGATAGGGTGGAGAAGATGGAGGCCGCCATGTTTGTCCCCGCTCATGCGGAAGCCTCTGCCGATGTGAAGGAACTTGTCCGTTACAACAGAGATAAGGTGCAGAGTATCGCAGAGAGGATTTTATCTGTCTGTGAAAAGCCGGTATGCTTTGAGCATATTTTGCAGGAAGTGTTCAAAGGCTACGGGCTTACCATGAATTTTGAGCAGTATGGATTGGTGGGAAGCACGGTGCGGTCTTACCTTTCATGGCTGAAAGATAATGGGAAACTGACGGTTGAATTTCAGGATAACATGCTGCTCTGGCAGAGGGGATAG
- a CDS encoding GHKL domain-containing protein: MEHMDILTVISAVDAIAAMCGAGYILYRFAKPFMENKKGSACIGIAYFATMLLLYLVPMEINIFVAYSLGILSAFLVMCRIDRRNYKQKTFIAATFFSLHWLSGYMTRIITDAIYNIKIVSEAFYIPERHLLAKILIFGGVELLDTGISFALLGISVRYIAKTYVYKREDMNIKEMFMLIVPSITGMTGYGILIQYQTSSGMSWMEPIDGLYNGLAFLHFGISIVTIVVMTVLFQNIKARQEEKLQNELLATQVDSMKRHIGQVESLYQNIRSIRHDMTNHILTLERLYAGNNMKEAMDYGEELKSALSRITGEIKSGNPVTDVILQELKREAEKRKICFRSDFYYPSGTNINAFDVSVILNNALQNAMENAGKSKEPYISVLSYHRNNAYMIEISNSFIGNLRWDEERELPVTSKEKTEGHGYGLSNIRMVARKYSGDIAIDLKDDEFRLSVMLMME, encoded by the coding sequence ATGGAACACATGGATATATTGACGGTAATATCTGCGGTCGATGCCATAGCGGCAATGTGTGGAGCAGGGTATATTCTATATCGTTTTGCCAAGCCATTCATGGAAAATAAGAAGGGATCGGCCTGTATCGGGATCGCTTATTTTGCCACAATGCTGCTTCTGTATCTTGTGCCAATGGAAATAAATATATTTGTGGCATACAGTTTGGGGATCTTGTCGGCATTTCTTGTCATGTGCAGGATAGACCGCAGGAATTATAAGCAGAAGACGTTTATAGCGGCAACATTCTTTTCCCTGCACTGGCTATCAGGGTATATGACGAGGATAATAACAGATGCCATATATAACATAAAGATTGTGTCTGAAGCCTTTTATATACCGGAAAGACACCTGCTTGCTAAGATATTGATATTTGGCGGAGTGGAACTGCTGGACACGGGGATCAGCTTCGCATTGTTGGGAATCAGTGTAAGATATATTGCAAAGACTTATGTTTACAAAAGGGAGGACATGAACATAAAGGAAATGTTTATGCTGATTGTACCTTCCATCACAGGAATGACAGGATACGGAATCCTGATACAGTATCAAACCAGTTCGGGAATGAGTTGGATGGAGCCTATTGATGGTTTATACAATGGACTGGCATTTCTGCATTTTGGCATATCCATTGTTACGATCGTAGTAATGACCGTGCTGTTCCAGAACATCAAGGCGAGACAGGAAGAAAAGCTGCAGAACGAACTGCTTGCCACACAGGTTGACAGCATGAAAAGGCATATCGGACAGGTAGAGAGCCTGTATCAGAACATACGCAGCATCAGGCATGACATGACAAATCATATCCTTACGCTGGAAAGGCTTTATGCCGGAAACAATATGAAGGAAGCAATGGATTATGGCGAGGAATTAAAGTCCGCCCTGTCCCGGATAACAGGGGAGATAAAAAGCGGGAATCCTGTAACGGATGTGATCCTGCAGGAATTAAAAAGGGAAGCAGAGAAAAGAAAGATATGTTTCCGGTCTGATTTTTATTATCCCAGTGGCACGAACATCAACGCTTTTGACGTCAGCGTGATCTTGAACAATGCTCTGCAAAACGCAATGGAGAATGCAGGAAAGAGCAAAGAGCCATATATATCCGTCCTTTCTTACCACAGAAATAATGCCTATATGATCGAGATAAGCAACAGCTTTATCGGAAATCTGCGATGGGATGAAGAACGGGAGCTGCCTGTTACGTCAAAAGAAAAGACGGAAGGTCATGGATATGGGTTATCCAATATCCGCATGGTGGCAAGGAAATATTCCGGGGATATAGCCATTGATCTGAAAGATGACGAATTCCGCCTCAGTGTTATGCTGATGATGGAATGA